The following coding sequences lie in one Drosophila gunungcola strain Sukarami chromosome X unlocalized genomic scaffold, Dgunungcola_SK_2 000021F, whole genome shotgun sequence genomic window:
- the LOC128260360 gene encoding uncharacterized transmembrane protein DDB_G0289901 isoform X1 — protein MWRLHLFLLLSSCFLVPHDAKPTKRSTVGFSTTTLASLLLETELSSSSSTSSSTSRSTSSSTSRSTSSSTSSSTSSSTSSSTSISTIASTTDQPTTSTETSPKTTRVTNIGRLASKDLADLLLASMQARGAKLTSLQESTMKSLRSNESKDTKGHNVFLEIGMDVIIDILIGARNNATCSRIIQDIDQSQDRNSLTLTLKSFLALCFFNGIECAKEEVGQVIKSTHTRRREQTKVAEDHQQTEGSGLRTARRVAEVKDDRAKVLKFLQARNITELTAILNTLLQVCGASSAEAHKIIRNLREMGPDSVSLLQVNAFSMLSVSLLDSLSTIAEGKTSGLCSAAPESWIVRLLAMGVDKPVLMGLMTALDRTMQNSTSAELANAAALNSVNGGDFTNSSSMVGPKTASTAKRETGSGNIENLASDIVFMGNDNALNGLVDAKVPAQVGASVLSTSSGSQGNVLNEAPNVLVVGSRNELNRAVVAKVPAQVGASVISNTDGGSSSGSSSSSPSGNIENLGSDIVFMGNDNALNGLVDAKVPAQVGASVLSTSSGSQGNVLNERPNVVVVGSGNQLNRAVVAKVPAQVGASVISNTNGGSSSGSSSSSPSTSSGSTGSMVQGGNAASFLQKLVNLGLPFDQAANVFSILSNQGSSAGSTSSAGGSSSGSSGGSSGGSSNGSNAGTFVGNNANIGPDIDIDGSNNTLNSLVDANIAALANVPALSQIDGSGFSNNLNQQSRLRIKGDNNTVTKVADVNAPVLVALSALSSLTKTGGLPGGSSGSSGSSSSPLSGLGGLTGGLPLVGASPLSGIGGLTGGLPLVGSGSSGLVDSLTNSVPIVGDATKSGSGGSGLLAPVGGLLQTVVTVVPPVLNTVLGTVGGLVGGLTGSPSGGSSSPLGAVTNILGGSSSSGGVGGIGNNAVSGPETSVVGNDNNVVKLVDVNGNVLALIPLLSVVTQILGLGGLTGNSLNRGPKTVVIGDNNRIVKLINVDLWVLAFLDVLNIIRGSGGVCNQVNTGPDTEIIGNNNDIVQVVDVDLSVLLVVDLLSHLITTVANDCSGNTTTTTSQPPTVQPPTVQPPTVQPPTVQPPTVQPPTVQPPTDQPPTYGPPTNEPPTNQPPTNQPPTNQPPTNRPPTNEPPTNGPPTVQPPTNRPPSPSPNNCYRRYCRKWRTRPSYLCYKNCGGAFTYKP, from the exons ATGTGGCGACTGCATTTGTTCTTACTTCTGTCCTCATGTTTTCTGGTGCCCCACGATGCCAAGCCCACGAAGCGATCTACGGTTGGATTTTCCACCACAACACTGGCATCGTTACTCCTGGAAACGGAATTAAGTAGTAGCAGTAGTACTAGTAGTAGTACTAGTCGTAGTACTAGTAGTAGTACTAGTCGTAGTACTAGTAGCAGTACTAGTAGCAGTACTAGTAGCAGTACTAGTAGTAGTACTAGTATTAGTACTATTGCCAGCACAACGGATCAGCCCACGACAAGTACCGAAACGTCACCAAAAACCACACGTGTCACCAATATCGGCCGCTTGGCTTCCAAGGATCTGGCCGATTTGCTATTGGCCAGCATGCAGGCACGTGGCGCCAAGCTGACTTCCCTCCAGGAATCAACGATGAAATCACTTCGCAGCAATGAGAGTAAGGACACGAAGGGCCATAATGTGTTCCTGGAAATTGGCATGGATGTGATTATTGATATACTCATCGGAGCTCGTAACAATGCTACGTGCAGTCGCATTATCCAGGATATTGACCAGTCGCAGGACAGGAATAGCCTCACTCTAACACTAAAGTCATTTTTGGCTCTGTGCTTCTTCAACGGCATCGAGTGCGCCAAAGAGGAGGTGGGTCAGGTGATCAAGAGCACCCACACGCGTCGGCGAGAACAAACCAAGGTCGCCGAAGATCATCAGCAGACAGAGGGATCGGGACTTCGCACCGCCCGCAGGGTGGCTGAAGTCAAGGACGATCGCGCCAAGGTGCTGAAGTTCCTGCAGGCACGCAATATCACTGAGCTGACCGCCATCCTGAACACTTTACTACAGGTGTGCGGAGCGTCGAGTGCTGAGGCGCACAAGATCATACGGAATTTGCGAGAGA TGGGTCCCGATTCCGTCAGTCTGCTGCAGGTGAACGCCTTTAGTATGCTATCCGTATCGCTGCTGGACAGTTTGTCCACCATTGCCGAGGGCAAAACGAGCGGTTTGTGTTCCGCAGCCCCTGAAAGTTGGATCGTTCGCCTGCTGGCCATGGGCGTGGACAAGCCGGTGCTAATGGGTCTGATGACTGCCCTCGATCGCACAATGCAGAACTCCACATCCGCTGAACTGGCCAATGCCGCGGCACTAAACAGCGTAAATGGCGGCGACTTCACAAATTCCTCATCCATGGTTGGACCAAAAACAGCGTCCACCGCAAAGCGAGAGA cGGGTTCCGGTAATATTGAAAACT TGGCAAGTGATATCGTCTTTATGGGCAACGATAACGCACTAAATGGGCTTGTTGACGCTAAAGTGCCTGCTCAAGTTGGCGCCAGCGTTTTAAGTACGAGTTCTGGTTCTCAAGGCAACGTTCTGAATG AGGCCCCTAATGTACTTGTCGTTGGATCAAGAAACGAACTTAACCGCGCAGTTGTGGCAAAAGTTCCCGCTCAAGTGGGTGCTTCAGTGATATCTAATACTGATGGTGGAAGCTCTTCGGGTTCCTCTTCTTCGAGTCCATCCGGTAACATTGAAAACT TGGGAAGCGATATCGTCTTTATGGGCAACGATAACGCACTAAATGGGCTTGTTGACGCTAAAGTGCCTGCTCAAGTTGGCGCCAGCGTTTTAAGTACGAGTTCTGGTTCTCAAGGCAACGTTTTGAATG AGAGACCTAATGTCGTTGTCGTTGGATCAGGAAACCAACTTAACCGTGCAGTTGTTGCGAAAGTTCCCGCTCAAGTGGGTGCTTCAGTGATATCTAATACTAATGGTGGAAGCTCTTCGGGTTCCTCTTCTTCGAGTCCATCCACCAGTTCGGGATCTACAGGCTCTATGG TACAAGGTGGTAACGCCGCTAGTTTTTTGCAAAAACTTGTAAATCTTGGACTCCCATTCGATCAGGCCGCTAATGTTTTTAGTATCTTGAGCAATCAGGGCTCTTCTGCGGGCTCTACAAGTTCTGCGGGTGGATCTTCCAGTGGTTCTTCTGGTGGCTCTTCAGGTGGTTCTTCCAACGGCTCAAATGCAGGCACCTTCGTGGGAAATAATGCAAATA TTGGCCCCGATATTGACATCGATGGTAGCAATAACACGCTTAACAGTCTCGTTGATGCGAACATTGCTGCATTAGCTAATGTCCCGGCTCTAAGCCAGATAGATGGAAGCGGCTTTTCAAATAATCTCAACC aacAATCGAGACTGCGTATTAAGGGTGACAATAATACTGTTACAAAAGTTGCAGACGTCAATGCTCCCGTTTTGGTGGCTCTATCGGCGCTTTCCAGTCTTACCAAAACCGGTGGCCTCCCTGGTGGCTCAAGTGGTTCAAGTGGTTCCTCCTCAAGCCCATTATCCGGATTGGGTGGCCTCACGGGAGGCTTACCCTTAGTAGGAGCCAGCCCATTATCCGGAATAGGTGGCCTCACGGGAGGCTTACCCTTAGTAGGATCAGGCTCAAGTGGATTAGTTGATAGCCTTACAAACAGTGTACCCATAGTAGGTGATGCAACAAAATCAGGATCAGGTGGAAGTGGTCTTCTTGCACCCGTTGGAGGCCTTCTTCAAACCGTTGTTACTGTCGTCCCGCCAGTTCTTAACACCGTCCTTGGCACCGTAGGTGGCCTCGTGGGTGGTTTAACTGGCAGCCCATCAGGCGGATCTTCTAGTCCTCTAGGCGCTGTTACCAACATTTTGGGAGGCAGTTCTTCAAGCGGCGGTGTAGGCGGCATTGGAAACAACGCTGTCAGCGGTCCCGAAACTTCGGTCGTCGGCAACGACAATAATGTGGTTAAATTGGTGGACGTCAATGGAAACGTCCTCGCCCTTATACCCTTATTATCAGTGGTAACTCAAATCTTAGGTCTTGGAGGCCTTACTGGCAACTCACTTAACA GGGGTCCGAAGACGGTTGTTATTGGTGACAATAATCGTATAGTGAAACTGATTAACGTTGACTTATGGGTTTTGGCCTTCCTCGATGTACTCAACATAATCCGAGGCAGTGGAGGCGTTTGCAACCAGGTCAACA cTGGGCCCGACACAGAAATAATTGGCAATAATAATGATATTGTTCAGGTGGTCGATGTGGATTTGAGTGTGTTGCTAGTGGTGGATTTGTTGAGCCACTTGATCACCACTGTGGCCAATGACTGCAGCggcaacaccaccaccacaacgTCTCAGCCTCCAACGGTGCAACCTCCTACGGTTCAACCTCCTACTGTGCAACCTCCAACCGTGCAACCTCCTACAGTGCAACCTCCTACGGTTCAACCTCCTACGGATCAACCGCCTACCTATGGCCCACCAACTAACGAGCCACCTACCAATCAACCTCCTACCAATCAACCACCTACCAATCAACCACCTACCAATAGGCCACCCACAAATGAGCCACCCACCAATGGACCACCCACCGTTCAGCCACCCACCAACCGCCCACCTTCGCCCAGTCCCAACAATTGCTATCGCAGATATTGCCGGAAATGGCGCACTCGTCCCAGCTATTTGTGCTACAAAAACTGCGGTGGTGCCTTCACATACAAGCCCTAA
- the LOC128260360 gene encoding uncharacterized transmembrane protein DDB_G0289901 isoform X2 — MWRLHLFLLLSSCFLVPHDAKPTKRSTVGFSTTTLASLLLETELSSSSSTSSSTSRSTSSSTSRSTSSSTSSSTSSSTSSSTSISTIASTTDQPTTSTETSPKTTRVTNIGRLASKDLADLLLASMQARGAKLTSLQESTMKSLRSNESKDTKGHNVFLEIGMDVIIDILIGARNNATCSRIIQDIDQSQDRNSLTLTLKSFLALCFFNGIECAKEEVGQVIKSTHTRRREQTKVAEDHQQTEGSGLRTARRVAEVKDDRAKVLKFLQARNITELTAILNTLLQVCGASSAEAHKIIRNLREMGPDSVSLLQVNAFSMLSVSLLDSLSTIAEGKTSGLCSAAPESWIVRLLAMGVDKPVLMGLMTALDRTMQNSTSAELANAAALNSVNGGDFTNSSSMVGPKTASTAKRETGSGNIENLASDIVFMGNDNALNGLVDAKVPAQVGASVLSTSSGSQGNVLNERPNVVVVGSGNQLNRAVVAKVPAQVGASVISNTNGGSSSGSSSSSPSTSSGSTGSMVQGGNAASFLQKLVNLGLPFDQAANVFSILSNQGSSAGSTSSAGGSSSGSSGGSSGGSSNGSNAGTFVGNNANIGPDIDIDGSNNTLNSLVDANIAALANVPALSQIDGSGFSNNLNQQSRLRIKGDNNTVTKVADVNAPVLVALSALSSLTKTGGLPGGSSGSSGSSSSPLSGLGGLTGGLPLVGASPLSGIGGLTGGLPLVGSGSSGLVDSLTNSVPIVGDATKSGSGGSGLLAPVGGLLQTVVTVVPPVLNTVLGTVGGLVGGLTGSPSGGSSSPLGAVTNILGGSSSSGGVGGIGNNAVSGPETSVVGNDNNVVKLVDVNGNVLALIPLLSVVTQILGLGGLTGNSLNRGPKTVVIGDNNRIVKLINVDLWVLAFLDVLNIIRGSGGVCNQVNTGPDTEIIGNNNDIVQVVDVDLSVLLVVDLLSHLITTVANDCSGNTTTTTSQPPTVQPPTVQPPTVQPPTVQPPTVQPPTVQPPTDQPPTYGPPTNEPPTNQPPTNQPPTNQPPTNRPPTNEPPTNGPPTVQPPTNRPPSPSPNNCYRRYCRKWRTRPSYLCYKNCGGAFTYKP, encoded by the exons ATGTGGCGACTGCATTTGTTCTTACTTCTGTCCTCATGTTTTCTGGTGCCCCACGATGCCAAGCCCACGAAGCGATCTACGGTTGGATTTTCCACCACAACACTGGCATCGTTACTCCTGGAAACGGAATTAAGTAGTAGCAGTAGTACTAGTAGTAGTACTAGTCGTAGTACTAGTAGTAGTACTAGTCGTAGTACTAGTAGCAGTACTAGTAGCAGTACTAGTAGCAGTACTAGTAGTAGTACTAGTATTAGTACTATTGCCAGCACAACGGATCAGCCCACGACAAGTACCGAAACGTCACCAAAAACCACACGTGTCACCAATATCGGCCGCTTGGCTTCCAAGGATCTGGCCGATTTGCTATTGGCCAGCATGCAGGCACGTGGCGCCAAGCTGACTTCCCTCCAGGAATCAACGATGAAATCACTTCGCAGCAATGAGAGTAAGGACACGAAGGGCCATAATGTGTTCCTGGAAATTGGCATGGATGTGATTATTGATATACTCATCGGAGCTCGTAACAATGCTACGTGCAGTCGCATTATCCAGGATATTGACCAGTCGCAGGACAGGAATAGCCTCACTCTAACACTAAAGTCATTTTTGGCTCTGTGCTTCTTCAACGGCATCGAGTGCGCCAAAGAGGAGGTGGGTCAGGTGATCAAGAGCACCCACACGCGTCGGCGAGAACAAACCAAGGTCGCCGAAGATCATCAGCAGACAGAGGGATCGGGACTTCGCACCGCCCGCAGGGTGGCTGAAGTCAAGGACGATCGCGCCAAGGTGCTGAAGTTCCTGCAGGCACGCAATATCACTGAGCTGACCGCCATCCTGAACACTTTACTACAGGTGTGCGGAGCGTCGAGTGCTGAGGCGCACAAGATCATACGGAATTTGCGAGAGA TGGGTCCCGATTCCGTCAGTCTGCTGCAGGTGAACGCCTTTAGTATGCTATCCGTATCGCTGCTGGACAGTTTGTCCACCATTGCCGAGGGCAAAACGAGCGGTTTGTGTTCCGCAGCCCCTGAAAGTTGGATCGTTCGCCTGCTGGCCATGGGCGTGGACAAGCCGGTGCTAATGGGTCTGATGACTGCCCTCGATCGCACAATGCAGAACTCCACATCCGCTGAACTGGCCAATGCCGCGGCACTAAACAGCGTAAATGGCGGCGACTTCACAAATTCCTCATCCATGGTTGGACCAAAAACAGCGTCCACCGCAAAGCGAGAGA cGGGTTCCGGTAATATTGAAAACT TGGCAAGTGATATCGTCTTTATGGGCAACGATAACGCACTAAATGGGCTTGTTGACGCTAAAGTGCCTGCTCAAGTTGGCGCCAGCGTTTTAAGTACGAGTTCTGGTTCTCAAGGCAACGTTCTGAATG AGAGACCTAATGTCGTTGTCGTTGGATCAGGAAACCAACTTAACCGTGCAGTTGTTGCGAAAGTTCCCGCTCAAGTGGGTGCTTCAGTGATATCTAATACTAATGGTGGAAGCTCTTCGGGTTCCTCTTCTTCGAGTCCATCCACCAGTTCGGGATCTACAGGCTCTATGG TACAAGGTGGTAACGCCGCTAGTTTTTTGCAAAAACTTGTAAATCTTGGACTCCCATTCGATCAGGCCGCTAATGTTTTTAGTATCTTGAGCAATCAGGGCTCTTCTGCGGGCTCTACAAGTTCTGCGGGTGGATCTTCCAGTGGTTCTTCTGGTGGCTCTTCAGGTGGTTCTTCCAACGGCTCAAATGCAGGCACCTTCGTGGGAAATAATGCAAATA TTGGCCCCGATATTGACATCGATGGTAGCAATAACACGCTTAACAGTCTCGTTGATGCGAACATTGCTGCATTAGCTAATGTCCCGGCTCTAAGCCAGATAGATGGAAGCGGCTTTTCAAATAATCTCAACC aacAATCGAGACTGCGTATTAAGGGTGACAATAATACTGTTACAAAAGTTGCAGACGTCAATGCTCCCGTTTTGGTGGCTCTATCGGCGCTTTCCAGTCTTACCAAAACCGGTGGCCTCCCTGGTGGCTCAAGTGGTTCAAGTGGTTCCTCCTCAAGCCCATTATCCGGATTGGGTGGCCTCACGGGAGGCTTACCCTTAGTAGGAGCCAGCCCATTATCCGGAATAGGTGGCCTCACGGGAGGCTTACCCTTAGTAGGATCAGGCTCAAGTGGATTAGTTGATAGCCTTACAAACAGTGTACCCATAGTAGGTGATGCAACAAAATCAGGATCAGGTGGAAGTGGTCTTCTTGCACCCGTTGGAGGCCTTCTTCAAACCGTTGTTACTGTCGTCCCGCCAGTTCTTAACACCGTCCTTGGCACCGTAGGTGGCCTCGTGGGTGGTTTAACTGGCAGCCCATCAGGCGGATCTTCTAGTCCTCTAGGCGCTGTTACCAACATTTTGGGAGGCAGTTCTTCAAGCGGCGGTGTAGGCGGCATTGGAAACAACGCTGTCAGCGGTCCCGAAACTTCGGTCGTCGGCAACGACAATAATGTGGTTAAATTGGTGGACGTCAATGGAAACGTCCTCGCCCTTATACCCTTATTATCAGTGGTAACTCAAATCTTAGGTCTTGGAGGCCTTACTGGCAACTCACTTAACA GGGGTCCGAAGACGGTTGTTATTGGTGACAATAATCGTATAGTGAAACTGATTAACGTTGACTTATGGGTTTTGGCCTTCCTCGATGTACTCAACATAATCCGAGGCAGTGGAGGCGTTTGCAACCAGGTCAACA cTGGGCCCGACACAGAAATAATTGGCAATAATAATGATATTGTTCAGGTGGTCGATGTGGATTTGAGTGTGTTGCTAGTGGTGGATTTGTTGAGCCACTTGATCACCACTGTGGCCAATGACTGCAGCggcaacaccaccaccacaacgTCTCAGCCTCCAACGGTGCAACCTCCTACGGTTCAACCTCCTACTGTGCAACCTCCAACCGTGCAACCTCCTACAGTGCAACCTCCTACGGTTCAACCTCCTACGGATCAACCGCCTACCTATGGCCCACCAACTAACGAGCCACCTACCAATCAACCTCCTACCAATCAACCACCTACCAATCAACCACCTACCAATAGGCCACCCACAAATGAGCCACCCACCAATGGACCACCCACCGTTCAGCCACCCACCAACCGCCCACCTTCGCCCAGTCCCAACAATTGCTATCGCAGATATTGCCGGAAATGGCGCACTCGTCCCAGCTATTTGTGCTACAAAAACTGCGGTGGTGCCTTCACATACAAGCCCTAA
- the LOC128260365 gene encoding uncharacterized protein LOC128260365, translating into MDQRFVCILIISFIGNSILGVSEAQTFTAEDRSSIQKFMDQLINFLELESSNVTTISTLAPSSNETNVETTTLPSGNSTDVTTEVSGTSGNNTTSILDSSSTISLNSTTVANVSTTTESNPTTVRRRICFKRFCYKFSNDKGYIV; encoded by the coding sequence ATGGATCAACGCTTTGTGtgtattttgattatttccTTCATAGGAAATAGCATTTTGGGGGTTTCGGAGGCGCAAACCTTTACTGCCGAGGATCGCAGCTCTATACAGAAGTTCATGGATCAACTTATTAATTTCCTGGAATTGGAATCCAGTAATGTTACCACAATTAGCACATTAGCACCTTCTTCTAACGAAACCAACGTGGAGACTACCACATTGCCATCAGGAAATTCCACAGATGTAACAACAGAAGTTTCGGGAACATCTGGTAACAATACGACGAGCATTTTGGATAGCTCCAGCACTATCAGTTTAAACTCCACAACGGTGGCTAATGTCTCCACAACCACTGAATCCAATCCAACGACCGTGAGACGAAGGATTTGCTTCAAGCGTTTCTGCTATAAATTCAGCAACGATAAGGGATATATAGTTtag